One stretch of Variovorax sp. 54 DNA includes these proteins:
- the thiD gene encoding bifunctional hydroxymethylpyrimidine kinase/phosphomethylpyrimidine kinase, producing the protein MTPAPTQRYARVLSIAGSDSGGGAGIQADLKTFAALGCYGMTAITALTAQNTMGVSGIHGVPPAFLKAQIQAVVEDIGVDAVKLGMLHAPEVVEVVAWAIDRYQLKNVVLDPVMIATSGDRLIAAETVQVLVRELFPRAVVVTPNLDEAALLVGHAIGGIDALDGAADELLALGAKAVLLKGGHLPGDEVVDVLLERSGARKRLASQRIASRNLHGTGCTLSSAIAAYLALGLALPDAVERARAYILGAMSAGANVQVGAGHGPLNHGFAPVPTHRLPLSAG; encoded by the coding sequence ATGACCCCCGCACCCACCCAACGCTACGCACGCGTGCTTTCCATCGCCGGCTCCGACAGCGGCGGCGGCGCCGGCATTCAGGCTGATCTCAAGACCTTCGCGGCGCTCGGCTGCTACGGCATGACGGCCATCACCGCACTCACCGCGCAGAACACGATGGGTGTCTCGGGCATCCACGGCGTGCCGCCCGCTTTCCTGAAGGCGCAGATCCAGGCCGTGGTGGAAGACATCGGCGTCGACGCCGTCAAGCTCGGTATGCTGCACGCGCCCGAGGTGGTCGAGGTGGTGGCCTGGGCCATCGACCGCTACCAGTTGAAGAACGTGGTGCTCGACCCCGTGATGATCGCCACCAGCGGCGATCGCCTGATCGCGGCCGAGACCGTGCAGGTGCTGGTGCGCGAGCTGTTCCCGCGCGCCGTGGTGGTCACGCCCAACCTCGACGAAGCCGCCTTGCTGGTCGGCCACGCCATCGGCGGCATCGACGCGCTCGACGGCGCGGCGGACGAACTGCTCGCGCTCGGCGCGAAGGCCGTGCTGCTCAAGGGCGGTCACCTGCCGGGCGACGAAGTGGTCGATGTGCTGCTGGAGCGCAGCGGCGCGCGCAAGCGGCTCGCGTCGCAACGCATTGCCAGCCGCAACCTGCACGGTACCGGCTGCACGCTCTCGTCGGCCATCGCCGCGTACCTGGCATTGGGGTTGGCGCTGCCCGACGCGGTCGAGCGCGCACGCGCGTACATCCTCGGCGCGATGAGCGCCGGTGCGAATGTGCAGGTGGGCGCGGGCCACGGTCCGCTCAACCACGGCTTTGCGCCAGTGCCGACCCACCGCTTGCCGCTGTCGGCCGGCTGA